Part of the Vagococcus teuberi genome, GGTCAGAGATGAAACAGATAGAACAGGATTGCGTATTGTTGTTGAGTTACGTAAAGAAGTGGATGCAGAAGGTATTCTAAACTATCTACTGAAAAATACGGAACTTCAAGTGAATTATAACTTCAATATGGTGGCGATTAACCAACTAAGACCACAACAAGTGGGATTAAAAGATATTTTAGAAGGCTACATCACTCACCGTAAACAAGTGATTATTGACCGCAGTCAGTTTGATTTAAATAAAGCGAAAAAACGAGAGCATATTGTATTAGGTTTAATGAAAGCTTTGTCTATTTTAGATGATGTGATTCGTATTATTCGTCAAAGTAAAGACAAAAAGAATGCCAAAGACAATTTGATTTCAGCACATGATTTTAGTGAAGAACAAGCAGAAGCTATCGTGTCATTACAATTATACCGCTTAACTAATACAGATATCACTGCTCTTGAGCAAGAAGCAGCTGAGTTGGATGAGCAAATCAAAGCACTTAAGTTAATCATTAATAACCCAAGCGAGTTATTAAAAGTCATGAAAAAAGAGCTTCGAGAAGTGAAGAAAACCTATGATACTGACAGACGAACTTTATTAGAAGATAAAATTGAAGAAATCAACATTGAAACAGCTGTCATCGTGCCACAAGAAGATGTGATGGTCAGTGTGACACGAGAAGGTTACGTGAAACGTAGTAGTTTACGTTCATATGGGGCTTCTAAAGAAGACGACATCGAAATGAAAGACACCGATGAATTGATTTATTCTGGTCAATTAAATACCCATCATCACGTGTTGTTTGTTACAACAAAGGGGAATATAATTTATCGACCTGTGCATGAATTAACAGATAAGAGATGGAAGGATGTTGGTGAACATTTTTCACAAACACTGAGTACACTCTTACCAAATGAGCAGATTTTAAAAGTATTTCCATATGAAACCCTAGACGATACAAAAGAATTTGTCTTTGTCACAAAAGAGGGAATGATTAAACGCACATTGATGAATGAATTTGCTAGCTGGCGAACATATAAGAGTCGTCCGTTGATGTGTATGAAGCTTAAAACAGAGACAGACGAGTTGATTAGTGCTAACTTAATTGATTCTACAAAAGCGTATGACGTCACATTAATTAGTCATTTAGGCTTTGGTTTACGTTATGATTTAAGCGAGGTACCAACAGTTGGCGCAAAAGCATCAGGTGTGAAAGCTATTAACTTAAAAGAGGGAGACTATTTAGTTTCCACTCATATTTTCTTAAGTGATGCGAAAGAGCATTTCGTGACACTTGTGACACAACGAGGTTCGGTTAAGAAAATGAATATTCTTGAGATTAATAAATTAGGTCGTGCCAAACGTGGCTTGATGGTTTTAAGAGAATTGAAAAATAATCCGCATCGTGTCTATGCAAGCCTTTCAACAAATAATCAAAATGAGTTATTAATGGTGGAAACTGAAAATGGTGCAAGTTATACATTAGATGTAAAAAACATACCTGTCAATGATCGGACGTCTAATGGATCGTTTGCGAC contains:
- the parC gene encoding DNA topoisomerase IV subunit A, producing MNQEHGIQNLSLEDVMGDRFGRYSKYIIQDRALPDIRDGLKPVQRRILFSMNKDGNTYEKSFRKSAKSVGNIMGNYHPHGDSSIYEAMVRMSQDWKLREPLIEMHGNNGSMDGDPPAAMRYTEARLSKLSGELLKDIEKETVDFVWNFDDTEKEPTVLPAGFPNLLVNGSTGISAGYATEIPTHNLGEVIDGTIYLIDHPNASVEKLMEFIPGPDFPTGAILQGKKELRKAYETGKGRVIIRSKTEIEPLKGGREQIVITEIPYEVNKANLVKKMDELRLTKRVEGISEVRDETDRTGLRIVVELRKEVDAEGILNYLLKNTELQVNYNFNMVAINQLRPQQVGLKDILEGYITHRKQVIIDRSQFDLNKAKKREHIVLGLMKALSILDDVIRIIRQSKDKKNAKDNLISAHDFSEEQAEAIVSLQLYRLTNTDITALEQEAAELDEQIKALKLIINNPSELLKVMKKELREVKKTYDTDRRTLLEDKIEEINIETAVIVPQEDVMVSVTREGYVKRSSLRSYGASKEDDIEMKDTDELIYSGQLNTHHHVLFVTTKGNIIYRPVHELTDKRWKDVGEHFSQTLSTLLPNEQILKVFPYETLDDTKEFVFVTKEGMIKRTLMNEFASWRTYKSRPLMCMKLKTETDELISANLIDSTKAYDVTLISHLGFGLRYDLSEVPTVGAKASGVKAINLKEGDYLVSTHIFLSDAKEHFVTLVTQRGSVKKMNILEINKLGRAKRGLMVLRELKNNPHRVYASLSTNNQNELLMVETENGASYTLDVKNIPVNDRTSNGSFATNEKTDGEITKISISQKENLD